In Agrococcus jenensis, the genomic window GTCGGCGGGCACGAGCGGCCGGCGCTTGTTGACGAGCACCTGCAGGCTCGCCGCCGAGTCGATGTCGACGCCGGCGGTGCTGGGCGGCTGCGGCGCGGCGGTCGGCGCGGGCGCGGCGGCCGGCTCCGTCGTCGCGGCCGGCTCCGGCGTTGCGCTCGCCGTGGGCGTGGCCGTGGGCGTCGGCGTCGGCGAGGCGCTGGATGCTGTGGGCGACGCGGGCGGGGACGACGCGTCCGGGGTCGCGACGGGAGCGCATCCGCTCACCAGCAGCACGGCCGCGAGCACCACCATCACCCTTCGCACCCGTCCATCGTCGCACGCGCGCGCCGGCGGGATGTGCCGCCGCGACATGCGACGCGCCAGTGGCGGAGAGGGCAAGCCATTCGCTAGACTAACGATCTCTCCCCATATCGAAGGATCCATCCATGCCGCAGCGCGAACCGCGCTCCGTCGAGCCGCGCGAGGCCGACGAACCCCTGATGTCCCGCCGCCAGATCATGCTCGTGCTGGTCGGCCTCATGATGGCGATGTTCCTGTCGTCGCTGTCGCAGACCGTCGTCGGCACGTCGATGCGCACGATCGCCGATGACCTGCACGGCCTCGACCTGCAGGTGTGGGTCGTGACCGCGTTCCTCATCGTCTCGACGATCGTCACGCCGATCTACGGCAAGCTCAGCGACATCTTCGGGCGCCGACCGCTGTTCATCATCGCGATCGTGCTCTTCCTCGTCGGCTCGATCCTCTGCTCGTTCGCCCAGGACATGGTGCAGCTCGCGGCCTTCCGCGCCCTGCAGGGCCTCGGCGCCGGCGGCCTCATGTCGCTGCCGCTCACGATCATGGGCGACGTGCTGAGCCCCCGCGAGCGCGCCAAGTACCAGGGCTACTTCCTCGCGGTCTTCGGCGTCTCGTCGATCCTCGGCCCGCTGATCGGTGGCGTCCTCGCCGGCGCCGACCAGCTGCTCTTCCTCGAGGGCTGGCGCTGGGTCTTCCTCTTCAACCTGCCGATCGGCGCCGCGGCGCTCTGGATGGTGTGGCGCTACCTGCACCTGCCCGCGCACCACGAGCGCGTGCGCATCGACTGGTGGGGCGCCGCGCTGCTGGCCGTCGGCGTCGTGCCGCTGCTGCTCGTCGGCGAGCAGGGCCGCGAGTGGGGCTGGGGCTCGCTCATGTCGATCGCCTGCTACGTCGTGGGGGCCATCGGCATCGTGCTCTTCATCGTCGTGGAGCGACGGATGGGTGACGCCGCGCTGATCCCGCTGCAGCTGTTCCGCAACCGCACGTTCTCGATGGCGACGGTGCTCGGCGTCTTCACCGGCTTCGGCATGTTCGCCGGCATGATGATGATCCCGTTCGTGCTGCAGATCGTGCACGGCATGAACCCGACCGAGGCGGGTCTGTCGACCCTGCCGATGATCCTCGGCCTCATGATCGCGTCGATCGGCTCCGGCCAGG contains:
- a CDS encoding MDR family MFS transporter translates to MPQREPRSVEPREADEPLMSRRQIMLVLVGLMMAMFLSSLSQTVVGTSMRTIADDLHGLDLQVWVVTAFLIVSTIVTPIYGKLSDIFGRRPLFIIAIVLFLVGSILCSFAQDMVQLAAFRALQGLGAGGLMSLPLTIMGDVLSPRERAKYQGYFLAVFGVSSILGPLIGGVLAGADQLLFLEGWRWVFLFNLPIGAAALWMVWRYLHLPAHHERVRIDWWGAALLAVGVVPLLLVGEQGREWGWGSLMSIACYVVGAIGIVLFIVVERRMGDAALIPLQLFRNRTFSMATVLGVFTGFGMFAGMMMIPFVLQIVHGMNPTEAGLSTLPMILGLMIASIGSGQVIARTGRYSFFPVIGLAVMAIGYGVLVTLQFDTPLWMLLLGQLLLGLGLGQLMQTLTIASQNAVDPKDMGVATSSATFFRQLGGTAGVAVVFSMLYSRLPETLQAAFGRQDLRADLATALEDPNVLADPGNERILGILQNPAQIGGALNEDSSFLNTADPRLAAPFLDGFSNATTGPFWAALVVVLVALVLALFFKAPPLRQKSAMEEAMQQRAERAQLEADASAPGSVARPVTASNPIVSEGAARRDGGRSGTS